The Hydra vulgaris chromosome 14, alternate assembly HydraT2T_AEP genome includes the window CCCCCCCCCCGCCTCCAAAGTGGTGGACCGGggcttacttaaaaaaaagggtCCCCAGCACACTCTCCCCCCCCCTCCTAATATAACTTTTGTTCCTAcgggcctgtatatatatatatatatatatatatatatatatatatatatatatatatatatatatagagagagagagagagagagagagagagagagagagagagatagagatatagagatatatatatataactaattttttgagTCGaggttaattaaaaataactacataatttttactactaaaagtttcatgtgtTTAGCAATCCtcaggtaaaaaatacattgtttttttttgttaaaaaatatactcttAATAAACATCGcgacattcaaaaaaaaaaattataaaactgttactATTTGCAAGCgtggtttggttttttaatctttggGTTCGTGGTTGTCAAGCAAGAACTTGTTTTCGTGACAGCACTTGGATATTAtttctgcttttttatttaataattcttgCGTACCTTTGTATGATATTATGCAAAGTTTTTCATGAAGGCAAagcaagcatttttttgttaCGTTGCTGTAAGCGGGGACTTGTTTAACTATTAACCAGGTTAATTTGggtgttatttttaagttttcttttatctgCCATATATACTTTAAAAGGGTGGTTGAATTTCTCATCTTTTTGTTTGTGAATGAGTGTTTGTGGTTAGCCTATCTTTTCTTCCATTCGCCTTCTGCTAGgccaatatatactttttctggatactatacatttataaataacattagaGGCTCTACATTTTCCTATTATAGggcagttttctttatttatgctATTGCAGGGTGAGTATTCTTTTGGTCTTTCTGAACTGATTTTCTTGTTGTggctttttattattctttcgATATTATTGGTGCAGCTGTAACTCACTTTGATGATATTGAAGGATGTTGGAAAATGCTTGTcgattaaatttagaaaaatatgtcCGACATTGGTAGAAACGCTTTTACTATACGGGGGGTTAAATCATGATACATTGCTTTTTTTTGGgggttataatttaaattaaaatcagtgaaaccattaaaaaaaaacatttaatttatctatATCAGAATACGAAGATGAATTAAGAAGAAATTTTCTTCTTAATTCATCTTCGTATTCTGATATagataatttaaatgttttttcatttgatgAATTTTGTGATAATCTGTCGTAGATAGAGATGGggatttgctttattatttgcGGAGAATGGTTGGAATCAGTAgagattatttttataactctaattatgtttttttgtatgcTATTAATTTGTAATccagtttttttacaaattaccaTCAGAACATCGTCACGATATAGTCCAAcgtcttctttatttattattttagaatgtgagtctaatatatatatagacccaCCAGTTCACAAACTTGTGCATCGTCAAAACAACCCATTGAGACATCAAAGCAGTTGTGTGCTAAGTTTTTCTTCCAAATAATTACATTCACACTAATTCCAACCATTCTCCgcaaataataaagcaaatccCCATCTCTATCAACGACAGATAATCACAAAATTCctcaaatgaaaaaacatttaatttatctGTACCAGAATTTTTGAATGCCATGACGTTTATTAagagtatatttattaacgaaaaaaaaacgtattttttaCCGGATGATTGCTAAgagcatgaaacttttagtagtaaaaaCTATGtcgttatttttaattaatctcgtcaaaaaatcaattatatagcTCTGATATCATTTATCGAGCActcaatactatttatatatatatatatatatatatatatatatatatatatatatatatatatatatatatatatatatatatatatatatatatatatatgtatatatatatatatatatatatgtatatatatatatatatatatatatatatatatatatatatatatatatatatatatatatatatatatatatatatatatatatatatatatatctgagcCGGAACCAGCTCTTTTTagtctttgagatagctaacttccagacatggagcaaactccaaacatttatatgcttatacttatgtcaaataaagatgctttgcaaaaaattgtgatgattggaggctgggaacaaaaaagccccaaattTTGTGCCCCCCTatcccaaacgtgagagcaacaagttgatgaagtattttttgtactgtttttaactagactaatattcattgataaattttaattttcatagtaaaatattttagctttcaaaaattatgaccatataaagtttaaacccccttaatttgagggggttataaattttatatggtctttatttttgaacgctaaaagattatactatgaaacatatataaatatatatatatgtatataaatatatatatatatatatttatatatgtatatatatatgtatgtacatatgtatgtatttatatatatatatatatatatatatatatatatatatatataatatatatatatatatatatatatatatatatatatatatgtatatatatatgtatatatatatatatatatatatacatatatatatttataaatatatgtatatatatatatatatatatatatatatatatatatatatatatatttatatatgtatatatgtatgtatatacataggATGTTGTTGACATGCCCCGCgacaaaattcataaaaaacagtatattagatttgaaattaaattcaaagtaatttaaaataagggaccaattttaactaattatactgttgttttattatcaagtttaaaatatatttttgtaggTTTTAGACATGGGTCATATGTCAAATGGTGAACGTAACGAAAAAATGTCAGATTCATCCTCGACTAAAGTAGGCCCTTTTAATATCAATGATATTCTTGCTCAACGAAAATCAAACTCACGAGGATCAAAAATTGAAGAACTAGAAAAAGAACAAGAGCGGAAAAGGAAACAGCAGTTTAAAGAAATGGAAGAGTACagtaatagtattaaaatacaCGATCATTCTTCTAAAAGAGAAGAAAAGATTACCCAAAGTAATAGTTCAGGGGAAACAGAATACAGACGAGTAGCACAACCTTTACCCCAACCTTTACCCCAAAGTCGTGAAGTAATGAAGGGAATTAATGTAAACGAAATATTAGCTCTACGCAAAAACATGCAACCTAGTTCAAAAATAAGAGATTTAGAAAAGGAACAAGAAAGAAAACGAAGGGAACATTTTAAAGAGATAAATGAGCTAAGTAAACAAAACGAAAGTCAAGAATTGCTAACTGACAACGGTTTATTAAACACagaaagtaatgaaaaaatcaatggGAGTAATTTAAAATCAACTCACCCAGATAAACAAGAATCAGCTAAAAGAGTCAACGaatcagataaaaaattaaacgatTTGCTTTCGAAACAAGCATCAACGAAAGTGAACAAACTAGAAGAGTTAGAAAAGCAAAAAGAGAAAGTGATGGTGAACGAAAATAAACTTGTGAATcatgaaaagaaaactttacaGTCAGATAATGCCaaagataaaaagaatgaaatcgAGAAAGTTTATACAAAggtgaaattttaattttttataaagtctatTCAATAAAGcctaatttataattaatgttatatttttattttttttaacttcaaattcAATAATACTAtatagttttttacaataaacaataCTATTTTTACAGGATAAAACATCTAATGAGGATTTCAAGACTAAAACGTCTTCTCTATCTTCTAATTCTCCCCATGTTACAAACTCGTTAACTGAAGAAAACGCAAAAggaattaaaaagtttactgaAGAAAATGcagcaataaaaaacaatatgtcttcaaacaataaaacaatttccAACCAACCCTGTGAATTATCTACAAAACCACTAGAAAATGACGCCAAAAGGAATtcagatttagaaaaaaagaataatatcgAAAAACATAAACCAGTTTTAGAGGAAAAAAACTCGTATGAATTGAAAAAGAAACTTCAAGTAGATAATAAAGACACGATAATCCGCACTAATAAAGACTCGATAGAACTAAAACAACATCATAGCGGTTTGTCAATGAACAACTCgtcaaatgaaaaaagtattaaacaaatagaagatgaaaataaaaacacagaAGTAGCTGGAAAACTTCAAAGAATGTCAACTGATAAAAATCTTGTTCCTCTAACAAAAAATGAGGCTTCAGAAGTAAAAAAAGCAGAAGCAGAAAAAATAACGGACCAAagagaaactaaaaaaaaggaagatGAAGCTAAAAAACTCGctgaagaaaaaagaaaaacagaagacaacgataaaagacaaaaactattgtttgataataaaaatctCTCAAATAAAGATTCTCGTTCAAGTGCAACATTTGGAatgaataaaggagaattagaTAAATTTAACGAACAAAGAgggaacttaaaaaaagaagaaaaaaacattgaaaaaaataataagttagtAAGTACTAATAACGTAAGCAATAATGAGGAAGGTGCTCATTTAAACTCGAAATCAGTTTGTAATAAAGATAATGATCCACGCTTAAAGGAAAGCTCTCGTTTAAGTTGCattaaatctgaagttaaaaacaaagaatcagACAAGTCCAAAGAacaaatagaaaatattaaaaacaaaaaagaagaagaaactAAAACtgttagtaaagataaaaaagttactgaggaatctgaaattaaaaagaaaattttatcgGATGTTGCaacagttgaaaataaaatctctgGTTCAAATGGAAGTTTTACTGCTCCAAGTTCAAAAGATAATAGTTTTGGAATGAGAAAAGGAgaacttgataaaaaagataatagtttTGGAATGAGAAAAGGAGAACTTGataaaaaactcaaagaaactaaaactaaagaggaagaaaaaaagaatttagtagaagaaaaaaagaaagttaatgaCATCACTAAAAAACAAGAATTACGCTCAGCAAATAACAAAGTTGATAATACTTCTGTTTCCGGTACGAAAGTTGGAACCAATACAAAAGCTAACGATGTAAAAAATGGGGAATTTAACAAATCGATTGAGAATAGATTTGGTCAAAATAAAGAAGAtgaagctaataaaaaattggaagaaaaaaaattgtctgaaAAGAGTGGTAATAAAGAGAAACTTCCGTTAGttagtaaaaatgtaaacaataaaaatgatgTTTCTTATATTAAAAGTGATTCAACTGAAGTCAAAAAAGTAGAAACTAGTAAACTATATGAATACAGAGAGaggaaaaaagaagaagaatcaAATAAGTTaggagaagaaaaaataaaaaatgaagaaactgAAAGTATACAAAAACCATCGTCAGATAACAAAAACGTTACCGATAAAAGCGATGTCcttctaacaaaaaataacttgctTGAATTGAAAAAGGGAGAAACTAAACCTGGTGAATTTAAAGATGCAAGAACAAAAGATTTAGTAATTGAAAGAAAACAAGCTACCAATAACAACgatgtttctttttcaaaaagtaaaattcctgaggtgaaaaaagaagaaactgATAAACTAGGTGAATATagagaaagaagaaaaaaagaagaagaagctaaaaaaattattg containing:
- the LOC100213797 gene encoding putative autophagy-related protein 11 isoform X9 translates to MVKRDTILVSDVNIDDLLDDEGWSLLNELTEEELELLNADFDPQSLLAPLNGRKGESIQNGPMFKKEDLVENLERIVAESIPVIKNEKIRIKEEVKKQVKEEKLKRQYSKDRPALAPQRSIALTDEEEELLNNATEEELIEAAALLKMNGILTNEQISSVWAGEKPKGSSIRTTSSVKATEQRKCITQADEETELDIVELMRCCREDTDDLFYICINNQPNLERSIKLEVIKTVERSSKVKHLSMAMTGLIDFEVKELANALRYNSVMETLNLESNIITMHGILALMSEVGRHPSLREVKISNQKQPFGLQGEECMATAIDKNENIIKFGYSFTQAGPRNKADRAIIRHNENLRQRRKNGEDVYDLKVVTKIRDEWPQPWIKVKGRRGLEKLIENKVLDMGHMSNGERNEKMSDSSSTKVGPFNINDILAQRKSNSRGSKIEELEKEQERKRKQQFKEMEEYSNSIKIHDHSSKREEKITQSNSSGETEYRRVAQPLPQPLPQSREVMKGINVNEILALRKNMQPSSKIRDLEKEQERKRREHFKEINELSKQNESQELLTDNGLLNTESNEKINGSNLKSTHPDKQESAKRVNESDKKLNDLLSKQASTKVNKLEELEKQKEKVMVNENKLVNHEKKTLQSDNAKDKKNEIEKVYTKDKTSNEDFKTKTSSLSSNSPHVTNSLTEENAKGIKKFTEENAAIKNNMSSNNKTISNQPCELSTKPLENDAKRNSDLEKKNNIEKHKPVLEEKNSYELKKKLQVDNKDTIIRTNKDSIELKQHHSGLSMNNSSNEKSIKQIEDENKNTEVAGKLQRMSTDKNLVPLTKNEASEVKKAEAEKITDQRETKKKEDEAKKLAEEKRKTEDNDKRQKLLFDNKNLSNKDSRSSATFGMNKGELDKFNEQRGNLKKEEKNIEKNNKLVSTNNVSNNEEGAHLNSKSVCNKDNDPRLKESSRLSCIKSEVKNKESDKSKEQIENIKNKKEEETKTVSKDKKVTEESEIKKKILSDVATVENKISGSNGSFTAPSSKDNSFGMRKGELDKKDNSFGMRKGELDKKLKETKTKEEEKKNLVEEKKKVNDITKKQELRSANNKVDNTSVSGTKVGTNTKANDVKNGEFNKSIENRFGQNKEDEANKKLEEKKLSEKSGNKEKLPLVSKNVNNKNDVSYIKSDSTEVKKVETSKLYEYRERKKEEESNKLGEEKIKNEETESIQKPSSDNKNVTDKSDVLLTKNNLLELKKGETKPGEFKDARTKDLVIERKQATNNNDVSFSKSKIPEVKKEETDKLGEYRERRKKEEEAKKIIEDKRKSEETDRKQKLLSDNKNLTDKNDASLTKSRPFEAKNGEANKLSEYREARKKEEDKKLTDEKKKLEADKKEKLLSNNKTSVTTSKEFSGETNVTNTKDVYGGKNNFVTSGTREIADVSKKDSKSFVTPTNDNTISSNSNVNTVSSNVKSESPEVKKKSYDRLNEYRERRKKEEEVKKQSESKNNIEEGEKTTTESKEVRKKEDLSKTIKAKEDESKRISAENVLLNAELGAKKTDSKCQVFPKDGKKVIVEDDINVETRNVCNASPGMASTNNLTNDAVTDIFSGRTEDNNEPRLSLKERMARRGK
- the LOC100213797 gene encoding putative autophagy-related protein 11 isoform X10 is translated as MGKKVSDVNIDDLLDDEGWSLLNELTEEELELLNADFDPQSLLAPLNGRKGESIQNGPMFKKEDLVENLERIVAESIPVIKNEKIRIKEEVKKQVKEEKLKRQYSKDRPALAPQRSIALTDEEEELLNNATEEELIEAAALLKMNGILTNEQISSVWAGEKPKGSSIRTTSSVKATEQRKCITQADEETELDIVELMRCCREDTDDLFYICINNQPNLERSIKLEVIKTVERSSKVKHLSMAMTGLIDFEVKELANALRYNSVMETLNLESNIITMHGILALMSEVGRHPSLREVKISNQKQPFGLQGEECMATAIDKNENIIKFGYSFTQAGPRNKADRAIIRHNENLRQRRKNGEDVYDLKVVTKIRDEWPQPWIKVKGRRGLEKLIENKVLDMGHMSNGERNEKMSDSSSTKVGPFNINDILAQRKSNSRGSKIEELEKEQERKRKQQFKEMEEYSNSIKIHDHSSKREEKITQSNSSGETEYRRVAQPLPQPLPQSREVMKGINVNEILALRKNMQPSSKIRDLEKEQERKRREHFKEINELSKQNESQELLTDNGLLNTESNEKINGSNLKSTHPDKQESAKRVNESDKKLNDLLSKQASTKVNKLEELEKQKEKVMVNENKLVNHEKKTLQSDNAKDKKNEIEKVYTKDKTSNEDFKTKTSSLSSNSPHVTNSLTEENAKGIKKFTEENAAIKNNMSSNNKTISNQPCELSTKPLENDAKRNSDLEKKNNIEKHKPVLEEKNSYELKKKLQVDNKDTIIRTNKDSIELKQHHSGLSMNNSSNEKSIKQIEDENKNTEVAGKLQRMSTDKNLVPLTKNEASEVKKAEAEKITDQRETKKKEDEAKKLAEEKRKTEDNDKRQKLLFDNKNLSNKDSRSSATFGMNKGELDKFNEQRGNLKKEEKNIEKNNKLVSTNNVSNNEEGAHLNSKSVCNKDNDPRLKESSRLSCIKSEVKNKESDKSKEQIENIKNKKEEETKTVSKDKKVTEESEIKKKILSDVATVENKISGSNGSFTAPSSKDNSFGMRKGELDKKDNSFGMRKGELDKKLKETKTKEEEKKNLVEEKKKVNDITKKQELRSANNKVDNTSVSGTKVGTNTKANDVKNGEFNKSIENRFGQNKEDEANKKLEEKKLSEKSGNKEKLPLVSKNVNNKNDVSYIKSDSTEVKKVETSKLYEYRERKKEEESNKLGEEKIKNEETESIQKPSSDNKNVTDKSDVLLTKNNLLELKKGETKPGEFKDARTKDLVIERKQATNNNDVSFSKSKIPEVKKEETDKLGEYRERRKKEEEAKKIIEDKRKSEETDRKQKLLSDNKNLTDKNDASLTKSRPFEAKNGEANKLSEYREARKKEEDKKLTDEKKKLEADKKEKLLSNNKTSVTTSKEFSGETNVTNTKDVYGGKNNFVTSGTREIADVSKKDSKSFVTPTNDNTISSNSNVNTVSSNVKSESPEVKKKSYDRLNEYRERRKKEEEVKKQSESKNNIEEGEKTTTESKEVRKKEDLSKTIKAKEDESKRISAENVLLNAELGAKKTDSKCQVFPKDGKKVIVEDDINVETRNVCNASPGMASTNNLTNDAVTDIFSGRTEDNNEPRLSLKERMARRGK